In Setaria viridis chromosome 5, Setaria_viridis_v4.0, whole genome shotgun sequence, the genomic stretch ATAGCTGAACATGTCAGCCCAACAAAGTCATTACAGCAGGACAATGAAAATTCTAAACTTGAGAGTTGCTTGTACGATGACTTGGCTGATAGAGATGAGTCCAATAAATTGGATAGATATATGGCTAAGCCACTTCTAAAGCAAAATTCATTTGACATTTTGGCATACTGAAAGAACAAAATAGAGAAGGATCCAATTCTTTGCCAAATAGCTCGTGACATAATGTCTGCTCAAGTGTCAACGGTGGCATCTGAGTCGGCCTTTAGTGCTGCTGGCCGAGTCATTGATCCATACCGTAATTGACTTGACCCTGAGATGGTGCAAGCTCTGATCTGCACAAGAATTGGATCAAAGCAGCAAGAAAAGGTAGCAATTTTCTTACTTTAGTAGTTGTTCAATTACAATTGTCCAAATATAGCCACATGATATACTGAATTACTTATGCATATGTCTGTCTTTTAACTTTCAGATTCTAAATATATTCCTTCAATTGTGGCTGAACTGAAACCCCCAGAGGCTATTCCTTTATCTCCTACTGCTAGTCACCCAATGGATGATGATGTATTTTGCTTGCTTCTGCAATACTTATGAGCTGCTCTCTATCATTTGCAAATATTCATAGACATGTGTTCTAAAATATAGAAATAAGGGGAGAGTGATCCAGATCTCATGAATGAAGATGGTGAGCTGTGAAGAAATCTTGCAATTCGTCGATGTGGACTTATTTATGAAGTTGTGGTCTTATGAACATGTATGCTTGTGCTGTGTGACATTTGTGCTATGTGAACTATATGCATGCGTGCCTATTGTTTTGCTGTTTGGGCGTTGGATCTTGGCTGTTGGCCTGTTTTGTGCTATTGGTACCTTGTTGGTGTTCCTGGTTCCTGCCTTCCCTCACTGTTCACGAAGGAAAAAGAATTAGTGGATTGGTGTTGTAGTATGCTTATCCTTTCTTAACGAAGTAGGCTGCTTTGGTGCTTCCTTTCTTGATTGATCAAGGTTTGTGAATTGCTTGTAAAATGAAGCTCCGAATGGAAACGACTTCTGTTCTTAATCATGTCCTACGGGCAATTTCCCGATGTTGCTTTACAAAGTCTGCTGATGATGGATGATGGACTTCTGGGAGATTGGTTAGGTTCTGACTAAAGTTCCTGGTTCCCGTCCGTTTCCGTCGAGTTTCCAGCCGTATTGGTTCATTTCCATACTCTCGTATAACCTGCTCCCATTTCCACTTCTGGATTGTGCCACTCCCGCTCCCATTTCCGCTCCCGGCTGTcctgctcccgctcccgctctcGACGATGAGGTGCGAGAGCGGAAACGGGAGAGGGGTTTTCCCGCCTATTTCCGTCCATTTTCATCACTGGTTGCCGGTATGTGGAGTTCGCGGTGCTCACTGGGCTGTGGGGCTTCATTCGGCCATTGGTTGCAATCTGTGTGCTCGGCCCGACAGATGCCAAGTGCGTACCTCTCTGTTCTTTCATCATTCAACACACGTTCTAAGTTCTTCTCTGTGATGCGGTTCAAATGTTTTTTTTGGCTGTTTGATTCTTTTATCGTCTTTGGAGAGAGTTATATTCAAGGTCATGAAAATTGTGCATTGCCTATAGAAGTTTTAATTCTAGCTATGGATGTGATAGCGAATTTGTTTGGGGTGGAGATTTTAATTACCCTTGTTGAAACCTTTAGTATGGCTCAAGACACTAAAATCGAAATATTAGCTATGTTTAATCATGGTAATTGATGTTTCTGTGCATCTACTCATCCGGCTATATGATATATTGTGTTTCTCTTCCTTCATGTCCGGTGCCGGGTAGATACACAACATATGGCTTCTGTTCTTTCTAATCACATCTTTCACATCTTATTTTGACAGATCAACCATTTATTGAACCGGAGTAAACAAATATAAAGATCGTTGTAAATTCAAATcaaaatgaaagaaagaagTGTGTCGTTTCTTCCATCAATTTTACTAAAAGGAAAGCTTCAAAACTCTTATTATACTATGAGTTGGTGAAGAAACCAAATCAATTAATTGTAATCTTCTAAGATGACTTTTGCAACCTACCTGCAATGTTTATCACCATTAATCTTTCATGGAGATTAAATATCACACGCTTTAGCTTTTAAGATGGTAAATGATTTGCATGTGGGAATTATACTTGTAGCTTTTAAGTTTCACTCCATTCGAATTCAAAAGAAAAGCCTCTggtattcaaaaaaaaaacttgttcaaagatttataagAAAAAGGTAGAGGAGATGGTATGCACAAAACTATGTGGACATGAGACATGAATTGAGAAAGTAGATATTGAACTTTCCCATAAATTTCTCCAATACATTAGCTCATTCAAATTCGAGATGACATTTGAATGATttggttcaagaaaaaaatactCAAGTTGCGCAACCTTTGAAGCAGGATAACCCAATGACTTATGATTAGGAAATATTCCACGGTTAACCAGTGCATTACTAGTTTCAATGATATCTATTTTCTTATTTCTAAACATATTTATCCTCAAACGATTATAATGCAAACCACTAATCTAAGGTCCTGCTTGGATaggaggtgttaaagtttaacaccatACTTTTAACACCCTTTTATCACATTGCCTTCCAAACACATGTGTTAAAAGGGatatgttaaaatttaacacccccAATTTCATAAACACCTCAAGGGGTGTTAAAAGTTattaaacttgttaaaagtggtccccctctccactttttcccatcattgcccccttctctctcctccctctctctccactgGCCATAAGTGAGGAGgtaatggagtcatttcccatcaaaggtgttaaagtttaacacaccatCTAAACACCCCAATatgttaaattttagcactccgatcctgtttgggaagggggtgttaaagtttaacaccctacttttaacactttttaacacttttctgtccaaacacttgtgttaaaagtgaggtgttaaattttaacaccccattttcataaacacatggagggggtgttaaaacttgctaaagatgttaaaagtggtccccctctccactttttcccaggttaccccttctctctcctccctctctctccgccggccataaatgagggggcaatggagtcatttcccaccaaaggtgttaaagtttaacacattatccaaacaccccaatgtgttaaacttagcactctatttgagagtgttaaaactttaacaaactttaacagtgttaaagttttaacacagggtatccaaacaggtcctCCATTTGAGAATGTTAAAATTTTAGcacttgttaaattttaacccGGTATCAAACAAACCCTAAGTCACGAttatggccctgtttggcacggctccactcctaaactacagcaactccatcaaaaaattcagccaaacatctcaactccaaaactccatggaggtgtcaactccatggagctgtcaactccatggagctgtcaactccatggagctgtcaactccatggagctgtagtgcaaatggaggtggagttttggagcacctcttttgctgctccagaaacctctcttttgaacctctcttacccaccaatgccactgattacacaaaaaaacgtttcatcctattctcccttctattcttcCGAGCCccattgccgccgcccgccgcccgccgtccgtCGCtgtccgtcgccgcccgccgccacccgccgcccgtcgcccgttgccgcgcccgtcgccgcccgtcaccgctcgtcgccgcgcccgtcacccgccgtcgcccgccgccgcgcccggcgccgccccgcccggcgccgccccgccgctcggcgccacctgtcgccgccccgccgcccgtccctgcgcccgtcgcccgtcgccacccgccgctcgTCGTCGCCCGTCCCCGCGCCCGTTGCCTGTCGCCGCCCATCGTCACCCGTCCCCGCGCCCGTtgcctgtcgccgcccgccgcccgtcgctgccccagctaccccgccgcccgtcgccgccccacgccgcccACCCCGTTGCCCGCCAcctagccccgccgcccgttgccgcccaTCGTCGCCTGTCGCCGCCTAGCCcaccgcccaccccgccgcccgtcgctgcccagcccgccgcccaccccgccgcccgtgtaGGGTCTTCCGTGTGCGgtacagtgcagtggaaaaaggggaagaagaagacgggatagagaggatgacaagtggggctttaattggggggcaacaatggcaatccacacagaaatcgatcttttttggagctgagagcacccatctagccaaacaccccatttttgttctggagttttggagcggagttGGCTCCATGTGAAATTCTGGAGTGAAGCAGCTCCACCCGAAGttagagccatgccaaacaggatctATAATGCAAATAAACTCTTCGGAGTAAGCCACGAGGCACGAGCAGAGCATGACAAAGTGACAGACCAGCAAGCACCCTCCACTCTTCTCGGTCCACTAAGGACCAGGTCCAGCCGCGAATCCCTCCCCACCATCCTCCTCCTTATTCCCCACCCCGACCCCGATTCCCAAACCCTCCACCCTTTCCCGTAGCGCGGAGCCGCCACTCCCCACACCCGCACACCACTCTGAGGAAAACCTAGATCCggacccctcgccgccggccatggcgacGCGCCGGGCcctctcctccatcctccgctcCGCCTCTCGCCTCCGCGCAGCCTCCCCGTCCCCGGTCCCGCGCGCGCCGCTCCACCACCGCCCGTCCCCCGCGGGCTTCCTCCTCAACCGCGCCGCCTCCtacgcctcctccgccgcggcccaggcggcgcccgccccgccgcccccgtccaCTGGCAAGACAACCGGTGGCGGCAAGATCACCGATGAgttcaccggcgccggcgccatcggCCAGGTGTGCCAGGTCATCGGTGCCGTCGTGGACGTTCGGTTCGACGAGGGTCTGCCCCCGATCCTGACGGCGCTCGAGGTGCTCGACAACAACATCCGCCTCGTGCTCGAGGTGGCTCAGCATCTCGGGGAGAACATGGTCCGCACCATCGCCATGGACGGGACTGAGGGGCTCGTCCGCGGCCAGCGTGTGCTCAACACCGGCTCTCCCATCACTGTAAGCCCATTTCCTATCATTTCTCGTCCCCTTTCGTGTTTTGAGATGATTGACTCGGATCTAATCTGACGAATTGGAGAATCGGCGGTTGTTAGATTTGGTCTGGGCGTACGGATCCATTTATTGTCTATTGAATTCTTGCTTTATAGATCCACGACTGTTGTTTGTTACCAGGGGCATGCTGTACCGATTTTGTAGATGATCAACATGCCAAACGTTTAGGATGTGGACTGCAAATACTGAAACCAATGTAGCATTCCCATCATGGTCTAACAACATTGGAAATGTGGATCCATAGAATCATTTTTTCTGTCTAAATGTCTCATCTGTAGATGATAAACCTATTTATGATTTGATTGTTTGTTAAAAGGTATTGTATAACATGTCACACTCTGGTCCGAGTTGACACTGAATGGATGGGGGCTTATATGGTTATTGATCTCAAAATAAACCGTAGGTAGTCATAAATTATCCAATTCTGCGCACGATTCAAAggttttgccttttcttttgtcaTATATGTAGCTTATAAAGTTGCAGGCGTGCAGCCTATAGCTTATTGTTTGCATGTTCAGCTTTCGTGCTTACTGCTTATGTGCTTCCGCTCTATGATACCGGCCACTGAACTCATACTTCTTCATTGGATGAAAACAAGTTGTTATAGCCTGATATGTAGGATTGTTATCTATGTATTGAATCTGTAGGCTGTAGATACTTACAACATCTGATCTTAGTTGTTGCTATTATCTTTAGTACCTTGGTACCACCAGCTTCTGAACCTTGCATCTGTTTGTGTTTATGACTATATTTTGTTTCTAGGTCCCTGTTGGTAGGGCAACACTTGGACGCATTATGAATGTTATTGGCGAGCCTATTGATGAGAAGGGAGATATAAGTAAGTCTGCATGACCTGCATTTACATGTGACATCTACGCATATACTACTAGAAATCatgtttatatttttcttttgttgcttgCTCCTCTTGTCTTCAGCGACGAACCACTTCCTCCCTATCCATCGTGAAGCCCCAGCTTTCGTTGAGCAAGCTACAGAGCAGCAAATTCTTGTTACTGGAATCAAGGTACACCTCCTTTTCTTTGGAAGTGATGAGAAAGTTTGCTAGGGTGTTTTCAGTTTTCACCATGCAAGGCTTAGCATGCATTAACGCAACACGTGTATTTCTATCAGGTTGTGGATCTCCTTGCACCCTACCAAAGAGGAGGTAAAATCGGTCTCTTTGGTGGTGCAGGGGTGGGCAAAACTGTCCTTATCATGGAGCTCATTAACAACGTTGCCAAGGCCCATGGTTAGTTCCTTATACAGAAGTTGATGGTCGTATTGTgtttttttgtgttttttgtgtttttttgtATGTTTTTATGTTTACTTATTTATGCATTTCTTCATCTAGGTGGTTTCTCTGTCTTCGCTGGTGTTGGAGAACGTACTCGTGAGGGTAATGACTTGTACAGGGAAATGATTGAGAGTGGTGTCATTAAGCTTGGTGACAAGCAGGTAAATGACCAAGATTTCTAATATGTCGTTGGGTTCCATATTTTTTTAGTTGAGTGTTCCTCACATTGTACTTTGTGGCAGAGTGAGAGCAAGTGCGCTCTTGTCTACGGGCAAATGAATGAGCCCCCTGGTGCTCGTGCTCGTGTTGGACTGACTGGTTTGACTGTTGCCGAGCATTTCCGTGATGCTGAAGGACAGGATGTGCTTCTCTTCATTGATAACATTTTCCGTTTCACCCAGGTAAGTTCTATGCGGATCCTCCTCCTGTTTCAAGTACTCGCAATGGTATTCTTGTTATTTGGTATGCAGATGACAATTAGCCAAACAGTCTCTGATGTCCTTTCTAATATGTATTATTCCCATAAAAAAGGCTTCTTTGAATCACCCTATTTTTTGCCTTGATTTGCACACGTTACAGCTGAAAGACTAGTacatcccccccccccaacacacacacacaaaaaaaaaagaggaaaaaaacacaGCTGAAAACCTGTCCATTTGgtctctattttcttttttgccttGATTTTTTGTGTACATCTGACCTGAAAACCTGTGCGTTTGGTATATACTGTCTCTCTGTTTTTGCCTTGATTTTATGTAGATTACAGCTAAACCTATACATCTGGTCTGTGTCTGTCAGGCGAACTCTGAGGTGTCTGCTCTGCTGGGTCGTATTCCATCTGCTGTGGGATACCAACCCACCCTTGCCACGGATCTTGGAGGACTGCAGGAGCGGATTACCACCACAAAGAAGGGTTCTATTACATCTGTTCAAGCTATTTATGTTCCTGCTGATGACTTGACAGATCCTGCCCCTGCAACCACCTTCGCCCATCTTGATGCCACTACCGTGTTGTCACGTCAGGTATGCCTGTCTCATGTATAGATACAATTTCTATGGATTTGTGCCGTTGCTATTATGAGTACGATGTGATTGTTTCTTGTGCAGATTTCTGAGCTTGGTATTTACCCTGCTGTCGACCCTCTGGACTCCACATCCAGAATGTTGTCCCCCCACGTGCTGGGTGAGGACCACTACAACACTGCTCGTGGTGTTCAGAAGGTTCTTC encodes the following:
- the LOC117856015 gene encoding ATP synthase subunit beta, mitochondrial; translated protein: MATRRALSSILRSASRLRAASPSPVPRAPLHHRPSPAGFLLNRAASYASSAAAQAAPAPPPPSTGKTTGGGKITDEFTGAGAIGQVCQVIGAVVDVRFDEGLPPILTALEVLDNNIRLVLEVAQHLGENMVRTIAMDGTEGLVRGQRVLNTGSPITVPVGRATLGRIMNVIGEPIDEKGDITTNHFLPIHREAPAFVEQATEQQILVTGIKVVDLLAPYQRGGKIGLFGGAGVGKTVLIMELINNVAKAHGGFSVFAGVGERTREGNDLYREMIESGVIKLGDKQSESKCALVYGQMNEPPGARARVGLTGLTVAEHFRDAEGQDVLLFIDNIFRFTQANSEVSALLGRIPSAVGYQPTLATDLGGLQERITTTKKGSITSVQAIYVPADDLTDPAPATTFAHLDATTVLSRQISELGIYPAVDPLDSTSRMLSPHVLGEDHYNTARGVQKVLQNYKNLQDIIAILGMDELSEDDKLTVARARKIQRFLSQPFHVAEVFTGAPGKYVELKESVKSFQGVLDGKYDDLPEQSFYMVGGIEEVIAKAEKIAKESAS